In Lactuca sativa cultivar Salinas chromosome 5, Lsat_Salinas_v11, whole genome shotgun sequence, the DNA window taatttcgtAAAAGGTGCATCATTCCACATAGATGCCTTTTATGGATCTGCTTTTGAAAAGTACTTTTATGAGGAATTGTTCTTTGCTAAAACATGGTCTATGTTGGCTAAATTGTCGAAGAAGTAGacttagaaacatagttttatagtttaaattgttattttgaaTCATTGATATGTGCTAAATGTTGATACATCATTagatttaaaagaaaataaatatcaAAATCGTTATTAGGTCATGTTTTAGTAAAGAACAATTTTTTAGAGGAGTACATGTGAAGAATAGAGCCACAGAGGACATCTCTGTGGAACGATAAACCCTCTGCggaattaaaattttataatttttttttatctttttgttttttCCGTTATTTTTCGAAACCTCCTAATTCTTTATCATTTTCTTTCATAAAGCCCCTTCTTTTTTTTCATTTCACAAATTTTCTCTACGAGGATATTCATACAAACGTTAACTATTGGTCACAGTACCCAGATATATTTTTCCCAATTCATGTGAACCACATACCACCATCCTCCGAAACCACCACTAGATAAGGGGTTATAGATAAGGCCTAACCATTCTTATCCGTGAGATGGATTCACGTACTTCATCCAACGGTTACCAAACCCTCACTTAGATAACCCCTGAACAACCATCCAACTCTATACATCAACAACTAAATTCATACTTGAACCCACACTTATCCCACGACAAACCGGAGCACAGTAGCCTCCATCACCGACAGTCATGGCATCCACCGCAGCTGCGGCCGCCGCCACGTCTTCTTTCATGGGAACCCGTCTCCCGGAACTGCATTCCAGTTCTGGTCGAGTCACGGCCCGGTTTTCCTTCGGAAAGAAGAAAGCAGCACCTAAGAAAGTGTCCAAACCCGTCACATCCGACCGGCCGTTATGGTATCCAGGTGCAAAAGCGCCGGAGTATCTCGATGGAAGCCTGGTTGGAGACTACGGGTTTGACCCATTTGGTCTAGGTAAACCCGCTGAGTATCTTCAGTTTGATTTGGACTCATTGGATCAAAACTTGGCTAAGAACTTGGCTGGGGACGTGATCGGAACCAGGTTCGAGAATGAGGACGTGAAGTCGACTCCTTTCCAACCATACACCGAGGTGTTTGGGCTTCAGAGGTTCAGGGAGTGCGAACTGATACACGGGAGATGGGCTATGTTGGCTACCCTTGGTGCGCTTGTTGTTGAATCGGTGACTGGTGTTACATGGCAAGACGCTGGAAAGGTaccatatatatatgtataacctaATCTGTATCATTTATCAATCATAAAAACAAAAGAGCTCATTAACTAATCTTTTTATTTGACATTTGCTTTCTTTTAGGTGGAACTAATCGATGGTTCATCTTATTTTGGACAACCGTTACCCTTCTCTATCACTACTTTGATTTGGATCGAGGTTTTGGTTATCGGATACATTGAGTTTCAAAGGAACGCTGAACTGGAACCTGAGAAAAGACTCTACCCAGGTGGTCCATTCGATCCATTGAACTTGGCAGCTGACCCTGAAAAGAAAGCTGTTCTTCAATTGGCGGAGATCAAGCATGCTCGTCTTGCTATGGTGGCGTTTCTTGGGTTTGCTGTCCAGGCTGCAGCCACCGGAAAGGGCCCGCTCAACAACTGGGTAACCCATTTGAGTGACCCGCTTCACACTACCATTCTTGATACCTTTGGGTTCTTTTCCTAGatatattttgttttaattacTATCTCTACATATGATACTTATGCATCCTCGTCTTTACTATGACCTTGTAAAGTTTGTAACATTTGGCTGTTTGAGTATTATCACCTATTCTTGTGCAAATGCAGTTAATTTACTTAATGTGGTCTGGCCACGATTGTGAATGATTCAAGAAACTACAGCTCGCTGTCTCTTGAAAAACTACTTCaaaggtttatttatttatttattttttatatataattttttgggTGGGGGATAATAGGTTTGGCTAAAAATTCGTGATCAATTGATCAATCGAGAACTATAAACAACTGTGAATGAGAAGCACCAATGGCTTGGCCGTGTGTTGCATTAGAGAAGAAAACTACTAACACAATAAATTGACGCCATAGTTTCCAGAATATCAAATTTAGTCCCTAATATTTTTCGGTTTCACTTTTGATCCGTACCTATATAAATTGACTTTTATACcccttttactttattttatgttttcttttaactaacttaatattaaaaaataaaaaacaaaataaaaacaccCCCACACCTAaccctcaccccaacaaatcctACCCTTGTCTCCAAAACATAAATCAGAAGAACATGATCGTCCTTTTTTCTCCGCAATGATGCCTTCCACCAGTAAGACCCTTTATAGCCCCCTTGACCCCCTCCCTTCTTCCCGTCACCGACCCACCCCTCTTCCTTCATTGAGTCTGAGTGATAAGGTAAGTTGAATGATGAACAGGGGAGTGCCCTTTTGGTTGAGTTTGTGTTCTGATCGAAAATCAATTGGTGATGGCGATGTTGGTGGGTAATAGGAGATGTGGTGGTGCTCGAGTGGAGGTATAAGGTGGTTTTGTGGTGAATATAGTGGTTGGGATGTTGTTGTAAGGTAAGCGGTCAACAAAGATATGGTTTTAAACAATGGAAATGGCGGCAGTGAAGGGTTCGATGATGGCAGTGAACCAAGATCAAAAAAATCCAATGATGTTGTGACATCCATCAAAACTCAGGTTAGTACACAACCCGAACCTCACCACTTTCATGTGTGTGAACATAACTTAGTTCCAGATGCTGAATTAGGTCGCAAGTTAATAGATCCTTCAGAACATTTAGTTGTAACTTAGCTTACACAACCTTCTCATCGATAAGTGAAAGACCCTcactttcgtatttctgaaagacccaaactttcatacttgacaatatagttacttcAAAACATGCTAtttgcatatttataaaaacaatattttacattgataaaaagTTTACAaatgactggatacaaaccgactattacaaagtgttatatattacacaacTACCCATGATACTAAACATTTATACATACATGATccct includes these proteins:
- the LOC111891773 gene encoding chlorophyll a-b binding protein CP29.1, chloroplastic, which encodes MASTAAAAAATSSFMGTRLPELHSSSGRVTARFSFGKKKAAPKKVSKPVTSDRPLWYPGAKAPEYLDGSLVGDYGFDPFGLGKPAEYLQFDLDSLDQNLAKNLAGDVIGTRFENEDVKSTPFQPYTEVFGLQRFRECELIHGRWAMLATLGALVVESVTGVTWQDAGKVELIDGSSYFGQPLPFSITTLIWIEVLVIGYIEFQRNAELEPEKRLYPGGPFDPLNLAADPEKKAVLQLAEIKHARLAMVAFLGFAVQAAATGKGPLNNWVTHLSDPLHTTILDTFGFFS